The genomic window CTTGGATTATTACCAAAATAACCTGGGCGTTTCAACGAATTTCGTCCTTGGAAGCATGATTGCTTTGGTTAGCAGCATGATTTGGAAGAAGCTTTCACAGCAAGATCTCGTACGAAATTCATTTTATGTTTCACAAGGTCTGTATACGGTCGCAATTATTTCCGCTTTAATATTGCATGTCAATGATTTGTGGGCAAGGCCGCTGATTCTTTTCGCGGGAATAGTGATGTATTTTGCCTTGTTCAAGAAAATTGGAGATAAATTGTTGACCTATTTGGTTAGCTCGTTATCTTTAATCTGGTATTTTTCAATTGTTTATGCACTTCATTTAAAAATAACATTTACACCGCTGATGTATTCTTTATTCCTTACTGCAGGTGCCATTTTCTTATTTGCAGTTGCCGTATCGCTTCGAAAAAAAGAACCGGAGCTTGCCGCCGGGTATGCAGTCACAGGCCACAGTTATTTGCCGATTGCCTTAATCATTTCCTTTATCTTATATAGGGAAGAGGCCATGTGGAGCTTTATTGCTGCGCTTATGATTTATGCTGTTAGTGCAACAGCTGCCGGCAAAGAGTGGAAAAAGAAAGTATTTTTATATGGGGCCTTTACTTCTTTATTTTTCACGATATCAATATGGGTTGACAATCATTATGATGGAAATGACGGACATGTTGCATATTTCATAACAAGCATCCTGATCGGATTGTTTTGGATCATTGCAAAAAATGAATATAAAAAGAGATCGGTTTATTTTCTAATTCCATTTTCATTAATTGGAATTACTGCCTTCATCACGGTCTATCCATATGAATGGAAATTATTTATCGCTACACTTTTTTATGCAGCATTCGTTTTAGTATTTCTTCATTTATCGAAATGGGATCAAATTGCCTTTTTGCCGATATTGCTGGTATATTTTGGAACTGTTCAGTATTTGGCATTAACGACTTTAGAAAGCATGTACGAAGTTCTTATTTTACTTGGAATAGGGCTTCTTCTTCTTTTCTCAGGTTCATATTTTTATAAAAAATTATTTGAAGAAAAAGAAGGGCAAAAAATTATTCGGTTTGACAGTTATACATTAACTGCTTTCCTATATTTTTGTTCAGCCTATTACTTTTCAACCGATCACGCATTTGTCAAATTATTACCTGGGCTTTTAATTTCCGGTGCTCTCTGGCTGCAGCGAAACCGGGTTCCCAAGGATTGGTCTTTTATTCCTGCCTTTCTCGCAGGTGCCTATTTATTGCAGCCATATTATTCGGCAGTGGACGAATTCAATGTTCCGGAGTTATGGGAGCGTGAAGTCATTGTATTGCCATGGATAGCCGTAGTTATTTATCTTCGCAGATGCTTACAGGAGAAATACAAAAAATACACAAATTATGCTCAATGGGGAGTCTTGATTCTCGTCTCAATCCTGCTCGTTCAAGACGGCCTGGCAAGTTCAACGGTATATGACGCATTAATATTAGGTTCGTTATCACTCGTCTCTATTCTTGCCGGCATGTTTTTAAAAGTGAAATCGTATTTCTTTGTTGGATCGGGAGTATTGCTTTTGAATGTCCTATTGCAAACCCGGCCATACTGGGGAAACCTGCCGTGGTGGGCATACTTGTTGATTGCCGGTTCCATACTTATCTCAGCTGCCAGCTATAATGAATGGCATAAACAGAAAAAAGAAAAAGGCGAAAGAACTTTTTTAACTGGCATTAAAGAAAAAATAATCAGCACGTTAAAACGGTGGGAATAACCCCTTTAAAGGAAACAAGTGAGTACTCATTCTTTACTCAAATTAGCCGTAAATTCTACTAAATGCGATTTAAGAATACGCAAATGCGCCCGGAGATAAAACCTGTCCCTTCAAATGTGGAGGGACAGGTTTTTTTTTTCATTCTCAGCCTCTATTTAATGGGTGATGCTGCATATTGAGTTTTTCTCCTGTCGCACCTCCACTTTAACGCGGTACAGCATTGAGGGCAGACCCCCAAAAAAAGAGCAGGTTGAATGGGTAATACCCATTTCATAATCTTTATACCTTCATATGATATTAAATCGAGGAATGGAGAGTTATATTTAAATATCACATCGAGGTGCATGACATGAAGCTTATTCTGTTATCAGGGGGTTCGGGGAAACGATTATGGCCGCTTTCCAATGAATCCAGATCAAAACAGTTTCTAAAGATATTGCCACATTCAGACAATGACTTTGAATCGATGGTTCAGAGAATTTGGCGGCAATTAGAAGTCAATCAATTAGTAGACGATGCATATATTTCGACTAGTAAAGCACAAGCGGATATCATTCAAAGTCAATTGGGAACCGAAGTACCGCTTATCATTGAGCCAGAGCGAAGAGATACTTTTCCGGCAATCGCATTAGCCTCAACGTATTTATATTCAACCATTGGCGTTCATCTAGACGAAGTTATCACCGTAATGCCTGTCGATCCATTTGTGGAAAATCAGTTTTTTAATAAGCTCAAAGATTTAGAGAAAGTTATTGGACAATCTGATGCGGATATTGCATTAATTGGAGTCAATCCGACTTATCCTTCAACCAAGTATGGTTATATCCCTCAGTTTCAACGGATTTCTTCATTTCTTCCCATGACATAAACAATCGAACAATATCTTCTTCTATAAGTTGACTTCCCATTTGAACTTCAATAATTTCAAGATCTTTTAGCGCTTTAATTTCCTGCAATCCTCACTCAATGAACCGCTTCCAATAACATTGTTTTCCATTTCTTCTGTTAATGTATTCCAAGTCCCCAAGTCTTTCCAATAACCGTTGTACGGAATAACTGCAATCTGGTCAGCCTTTTCAACAATTTCATAGTCAAAGCTAATTTTTGGAAACGTTTCGTAGTGCTTAATGACCTCATCAAACTGAGTAGGCAGCCCTCTTTTTTCAAGTTGCTTTATCATATAGCCCAGTTTAAAAGCAAAAACGGAATTTAAGATGTATATAAAACAACCAGGAGCACTGCAAAGGATGCACCTGGTTGTTTTGGGTAAAAAAATTTTATTAAAAACTGCATATGCACTCATAAAAGTCTTCAATTCAATATACTTCTTTTTTAGTTACTATATAACAGAATATGCCGTATATGAATGAAGTAGACATTTCACAATTTTAGAAAGGGAAACATAAAATATAATGCTTCTTTTTTATTGTTTAAAATGTCTAATCCAAATAAGCTAAATTTTTCATATTAATATGAAAGAAGGCTCGTTTATGCGCATTTTATATTTATCGGTACATGAAGTATTGGAATATGATGAGTTGAAAATATTTACTGAATTAGGACATGAATGTTTCTCGCATGGAGCCTATTGCCGTCCGCATTTAGGCAGTTCGTTGCGCCCTCCAATCTCCGAAATGCCCTATGATCCGCGTTTCGCGGATTTAGTTGATCGCTTTCCAAAAAATAATCTTCCTCCTGAAATGATTGAAGACAAGGATGTCATTATTATTATTCATACACCTTCATTGGTCATTGATAATTGGGAAAAGATTAAGCATAAACGAGTGATTTGGAGGTCAATCGGCCAATCGGTTCCTAAAGAGTATGATGGATGGGTCGGCATTTAGGTGAATAATTTCAGCTTTATGAAGAATTCTATCTAAGATGGCAGTGGTAATCGCTGGATCACCTAATAATTCCCCCCATTCCTTTGGCGCTTTATTAGATGTTAGTATAATAGACGACTTATTATATAAATCGTTAATTAGGTGGAAGAATAAGTTAGCTTCATGTTGGTCCATGGCCATAAACATAAGATCATCTATAATAATCAAATCTGCACTTCGGATTCTTTTTATTTTTGTTTGAGATTTACGTGAAATTTCTTCTGTTTTCAATGTATGTATCAGCTCTCCCATTGTAATAAACATCACTTTATAGCCTTGATTTATAGCTACAAATCCTAAACCCACCGCCAAGTGGGTCTTTCCGACACCTGGCGGTCCAAGGAAAATG from Bacillus methanolicus includes these protein-coding regions:
- the istB gene encoding IS21-like element helper ATPase IstB, whose protein sequence is MNSLSKSQELLKALRLKETAHYLPTLVKEAETNDSSYLTFLNCILEYEQKRREEKQLEKRLKWANFPFQRTIDEFNLEEQQSLSRKQLNQLKELTWIEQLYNIIFLGPPGVGKTHLAVGLGFVAINQGYKVMFITMGELIHTLKTEEISRKSQTKIKRIRSADLIIIDDLMFMAMDQHEANLFFHLINDLYNKSSIILTSNKAPKEWGELLGDPAITTAILDRILHKAEIIHLNADPSIILFRNRLAD